A genome region from Penaeus vannamei isolate JL-2024 chromosome 20, ASM4276789v1, whole genome shotgun sequence includes the following:
- the LOC138865198 gene encoding uncharacterized protein has translation MSKVPEPGSESGAVGEAQCVLPIERLWRALEEVREEARRHTDDACSALREVTEREMQACREEISALQLALKEQSTTMDRLQERKMEPPEEERLPKDVCSDPGEWMAWQRDLPVGASCKRETEKARNRTVTSPRLANQLSFLSPDLTPPLSPVSASGNQFTPLHSPASPVPQCLQASPHDCQRWRKPSEFDGKVAWEAYLAQFELLAGAQGWDDNEKALQLVSGLRGVALEVLAHLTSQQRTVYSHVVGALQRRFGHHHQAEVYRARLKVRLRARGESLPQLAQELETLVRHAYPAAAEDMVTVLTRDYFVDALQDRELQLYIKQAHPEDVEVALARALELEAFLCTSVLGAALEVPRKFYPNREFRARRTQVGESPVEQSGATQRVSLTGFQGIC, from the exons ATGTCGAAGGTTCCAGAGCCGGGAAGTGAGAGTGGCGCCGTCGGGGAAGCTCAg TGCGTTCTGCCAATTGAAAGACTGTGGCGTGCGCTGGAGGAAGTGCGGGAAGAAGCACGACGCCATACTGATGATGCATGCAGTGCACTGAGGGAAGTGACAGAAAGGGAAATGCAAGCTTGTCGGGAAGAAATCAGTGCACTACAGCTGGCGTTGAAGGAGCAGAGCACTACCATGGATAGACtccaggagaggaaaatggaacccCCGGAAGAGGAAAGGCTGCCGAAGGACGTGTGCTCTGATCCTGGTGAGTGGATGGCATGGCAGCGTGATTTACCTGTGGGTGCCAGCTGTAAACGTGAGACGGAAAAGGCGCGAAACCGGACCGTGACGTCACCACGACTTGCCAATcagctgtcatttctctctcctgacctcaccccacctctctctcctgtatCTGCATCAGGTAATCAGTTCACCCCTCTGCACTCTCCCGCGTCTCCCGTGCCACAGTGTCTTCAAGCCTCCCCTCATGACTGCCAGCGATGGAGGAAACCATCTGAGTTTGATGGGAAGGTAGCCTGGGAGGCCTACCTGGCTCAGTTTGAGCTCCTGGCAGGCGCTCAAGGCTGGGACGACAATGAGAAGGCTTTGCAGCTCGTTTCCGGTCTTCGTGGGGTAGCACTGGAAGTGCTGGCTCATTTAACTTCACAGCAGCGAACAGTTTACTCCCATGTGGTGGGAGCGCTCCAACGGAGGTTCGGCCATCACCATCAGGCTGAGGTGTACCGGGCCCGCCTTAAGGTCAGACTGCGAGCCAGGGGTGAGTCTCTTCCTCAGTTGGCTCAGGAGTTAGAGACGCTCGTCCGCCACGCCTACCCCGCCGCTGCCGAGGACATGGTGACCGTCCTGACGCGGGATTATTTTGTAGACGCGCTGCAGGATCGGGAGCTGCAGTTATACATCAAGCAGGCACACCCGGAAGACGTGGAGGTAGCTCTGGCGAGGGCACTGGAGCTGGAGGCGTTCCTATGTACTTCAGTATTGGGCGCTGCATTGGAGGTGCCAAGAAAATTTTACCCTAACAGAGAGTTTCGGGCCCGGCGCACCCAAGTGGGGGAGTCGCCCGTGGAACAGTCTGGTGCTACCCAGCGAGTGAGTCTGACAGGCTTCCAGGGTATCTGCTGA
- the LOC138865340 gene encoding uncharacterized protein encodes MAMGMEGDSILVKLSGIIRFCCEPQGSPRPPQNPVLPPGYQRGQVVEEPHVVTDPDTQPWDLLLQNHRLREGPRYTIIPTISVVPPWDDLGHDDLRDQVAADSHPIAHFITPTPVLPHPPPPPTLVGEAARNATQRFYDALRAVLHGGGEQGPLPSLSSGGVGGSNVAVSGLAPHVQDTQGPFLTSRPANDDPQSMSPILQVCAALGVLVVVMVILFHAHHFRRDCMVERRALRRVARRYHVARAQDDVERSEVTDVTL; translated from the exons ATGGcgatggggatggaaggagacaGCATCCTCGTGAAACTCTCGGGGATCATAAGGTTCTGCTGTGAGCCCCAGGGGAGTCCGCGGCCGCCCCAGAACCCGGTGCTTCCCCCGGGCTACCAAAGGGGGCAGGTGGTGGAAGAGCCTCACGTTGTCACCGACCCAGACACACAGCCGTGGGACCTCCTGCTGCAGAACCACAGACTG cgcgAGGGCCCGAGGTacaccatcatccccaccatctCGGTCGTTCCTCCGTGGGACGACCTCGGCCACGACGACCTCCGCGACCAGGTAGCTGCCGACAGCCACCCGATCGCCCACTtcatcacgcccacgcccgtccTGCCTcacccgcccccgccgcccacgcTGGTCGGGGAAGCTGCCAGGAACGCGACGCAGAGGTTTTACGACGCCCTCCGCGCCGTGCTCCATGGCGGGGGCGAGCAGGGGCCGCTGCCCAGCCTCAG taGCGGCGGAGTGGGCGGGTCCAACGTAGCTGTCTCGGGATTGGCGCCCCACGTGCAGGACACACAGGGACCTTTCTTGACCTCACGCCCGGCGAATGATGACCCCCAGAGCATGTCGCCGATATTGCAG GTGTGCGCCGCCCTCGGAGTGCTCGTGGTGGTCATGGTGATCCTGTTCCACGCCCACCACTTCCGCCGCGACTGCATGGTGGAGCGGCGCGCCCTCCGCCGGGTCGCCCGCCGGTACCACGTGGCGCGCGCCCAGGACGACGTGGAGCGAAGCGAGGTGACGGATGTGACGCTGTGA